A region from the Aphis gossypii isolate Hap1 chromosome 1, ASM2018417v2, whole genome shotgun sequence genome encodes:
- the LOC114121686 gene encoding leukocyte receptor cluster member 1 homolog encodes MNILPKKRWHVRTKDNIARVRRDEAQAAEEEKKLKMRIQLAEQETKLSLLRNKSKQRYDDSVDRPEETKSEVLTHVNFFQDLEDGHVAHTGVNKEHEQEKKEEKEAYEKKVGYLTYLGQDTDEVTGNIQWYNKKPKRLDLCKTDKEIETKVKTFNDPLIVMKKYVETDQKSSEHSKALVKKNDESPIKKHKKKHKKKHRKKEKVNDKNEKKIILEKLREKRLKREREERFRASQLLARMNGVIPVEVPKLQPKPTIVQKYNSQFNPYLAKQNYPTT; translated from the exons atgaatatattgccAAAAAAGAG gtggcATGTACGAACTAAAGATAACATTGCGCGAGTTAGGCGTGATGAAGCACAAGCAGCTGAAGAAGAGAAGAAACTTAAGATGAGGATACAGCTAGCT GAACAAGAAACTAAACTTTCATTGCTGAGAAATAAGTCAAAACAAAGATATGATGACTCTGTAGATCGACCCGAAGAAACTAAATCAGAAGTGTTAACTCatgttaacttttttcaaGACCTTGAAGACGGACATGTTGCCCATACAGGTGTTAACAAAGAACATGAACAGGAAAAAAAGGAAGAAAAAGAAgcatatgaaaaaaaagttggtTATCTTACTTATTTAGGACAGGACACAGATGAGGTGACTGGTAATATACAATGGTATAATAAGAAACCAAAACGATTAGACTTGTGTAAAACCGATAAAGAAATTGAAACtaaagttaaaacatttaatgatcctcttattgttatgaaaaaatatgttgaaacAGATCAAAAGAGTAGTGAACATTCAAAGGCATTAGTTAAGAAAAATGATGAATcaccaataaaaaaacacaagaaaaaacataaaaaaaaacatagaaaaaaagagaaagttaatgataaaaacgaaaaaaaaataattttggaaaaacTTAGAGAAAAAAGATTAAAGAGAGAAAGGGAAGAGAGGTTTAGAGCTAGTCAATTATTAGCAAGAATGAATGGAGTCATACCTGTCGAAGTTCCAAAACTACAACCAAAACCAACTATTGTTCAAAAGTATAATTCTCAGTTTAATCCATACTTAGCGAAGCAAAATTATCCTACGACTtag